One stretch of Sander lucioperca isolate FBNREF2018 chromosome 13, SLUC_FBN_1.2, whole genome shotgun sequence DNA includes these proteins:
- the LOC116064934 gene encoding transmembrane protein 47-like has product MSVNEMYVFRPFKLIALLCVFLALCLDVVALLSPAWVTAEHFSLSLWESCSQSEARHPTEEAQWSCFSTLTSDWQIATLVLLVAGAVATLLAFLVALISLCRGTQRRHYRTVAVLLFTAVVLQACALVLYPIKFIDGTVLQTYHEFNWGYGLGWGATIFMLGGGILFCLRTDIYEDAMY; this is encoded by the exons ATGTCTGTGAACGAGATGTATGTGTTCCGGCCCTTCAAGCTGATCGCTCTGCTGTGCGTCTTCCTGGCGCTGTGTTTGGACGTGGTGGCTCTGCTGAGCCCAGCCTGGGTCACTGCGGAGcatttctccctgtctctgtggGAGTCCTGCTCCCAGTCCGAGGCACGGCATCCGACAGAGGAGGCTCAGTGGAGCTGCTTCTCCACCCTCACATCTG ACTGGCAGATTGCCACCCTGGTGCTGCTGGTGGCCGGTGCCGTGGCGACTCTCTTGGCCTTTCTGGTGGCCCTGATTTCCCTCTGCCGGGGGACACAGAGACGGCACTACCGCACTGTGGCTGTGCTCCTCTTCACTGCAG TGGTTCTGCAGGCCTGTGCTCTGGTCCTCTACCCGATCAAGTTCATCGACGGTACGGTCCTTCAGACCTATCACGAGTTCAACTGGGGCTACGGGCTCGGCTGGGGAGCCACCATCTTCATGTTGGGCGGAGGGATCCTATTCTGCCTGCGGACGGACATATACGAGGATGCAATGTACTGA